aaacgaaacgattaggaaataatgggtaagagtatcatgatgaaattaaaatgttataagatattgatttagataaaattatcgttcttattatttttatcattactattattattaaaagtatcgttagtattaaaactatcattttaacaaaaattatcattttaatagaaatgtcattgttactataaaatatcattattattattattttaaatagaattattattttaaagataatattaaaaattatcgtaaatattaaagttatcataattagaattatcgttttatctaatgtcatcttagtaattataaatattcatatttttataataattattattattataaaataatacaacttttacttactatcattatagatattattttatcaaataaatatatgatacagacatattttactacgtgtaataacttactttaataatacctatcatattatctttatgatattaaatgaaccctataaattttattacttaatatatatatatatatatatatatatatatatatatatatatatatatatatatatatatatatatatatatatatatatatatatataagtatatttgattatataactttaatataaaattttatttattaataaataaattatattatttactctaataaatcttttaaaaatatttaaaaatataaaacaacgatatttaaactatatattaatcatgtatagatttttagaaattattttgagtcaaatttacttttgttgacttttgcatattagtctcgagcattaggattgtggtacactatgacttgacctaatttgttagacaaatattgaccaacacataaatatatataattaatttaggttcgtgaatccgagactaaccttgcacttgttcaatgacgttatatgtatttttactacgaaatacaatatggtgagtttcatttgcctttttaccctttatatttttgggactgagaatacatgcgctttttataaatgtttgacgaaatagacacaagtaattgaaactacattctatggttgacttatcgaaatcgaatatgcccctttttattaaagtctggtaatctaagaattagggaacagacaccctaattgacgcgaatcctaaagatagatctattgggcctaacaaaccccatccaaagtaccggatgctttagtacttcgaaatttatatcatgtccgaaggaggatcccggaatgataggggatattcttatatgtatctagttaatgtcggttaccaggtgttcaccatatgaatgattatttttgtctctatgcatgggacgtatatttatgagtactggaaatgaaattcttgtggtctattaaaatgatggaaataaatgattatgataaactaatgaactcaccaaccttttggttgacactttaaagcatgtttattctcaggtgttaaagaaatcttccgcggtgcatttgctcattttaaagatattacttggagtctttcatagcatatttcgaagaacgttgcattcgagtcattgagttcatcaaagattattattaaatcaatttatagttggatagtggatattatgaaatggtatgcatgcctgtcaattttcgatgtaaagaaagattgtcttttaaaaacgaatgcaatgtttgtaaaatgtatcatataaaggtcaaatacctcgcaatgtaatcaactattgtgaatcgtttatgatgtatataaacgggtcctttcaatgttgttaacccattgtttattatatcaaatgagatgttaaattgttatattatcatgatattatgatatataatatatcttagtatgatatatatacagttaaatgtcgttaaaacgataatcgttacatatatgtctcgtttcgaaatcattaagttagtagtcttatttttacatatgtagttcattgttaatacacttaatgatatatttacttataatttaacataattaaccaagtgtatcaatatcttaatatgattcatatgtacctagtaagacgttgttataacgataatcgttatatatatcgttttcgagtttcttaaattaatagtctcatttttatgtatataactcattgttaaaacacctaatgagatacttacttataataaaatcatgttaactatatatataaccatatatatgtcatcgtatagtttttacaagttttaacgttcgtgaatcaccggtcaacttaggtggtcaattgtctatatgaaacctatttcaattaatcaagtcttaacaagtttgattgcttaacacgttggaaacatttagtcatgtaaatatcaatctcaattaatatatataaacatggaaaagttcgggtcactacacttatagtctatgtactgagtgattcggtgaagccactgagtgtacttgccatcaaacaacactggaggacgagaatctgatccaatgatcaaagtatcttgagtagacatcttgaaaatgaggtagattcggtaaagattcggtattacacaaatctagaatgaaaaatcacaacaatctaacaaaaatgtcagattcggtatctgattcggtactgtagcagattcggtacagattctgtactgtagcagattcggtaaatcaGATTCTGTCTCAGAAACTggtcagaaatacaagtaacacacccagattcagtatagattcggtaaccacaagatttgtagcctgagaacacttaaaaccaatgaattaagtgataccgagattctgattcggtatctgactcggtaatcagattctgtatgaatttgaattcaaacacaattcaattcctttgaattagattctgtaaccttgctgcacaaggaaacaagttagtatcacacaaaatatcaaagataccgaatgtcaactgtagcagttgacaataccgagtctaagtatgaaaacttagaattcaaacaaatcctttctcaaatcacaccaattacctgcgtatgaccaaaccgaatgtgatagaatcacaaacacaccacaatctgcaacactgattgagaattaatagctttgaagcagattcggtatggcagttatgataccgaatgtagatcaaatcttcaaaacttgaagaattaatgaaattaaaccgtcagaaatgtgattaaacacctcacgatcacaactgaaacctcaaacctttactaaactacagaatcaagctggaaatgatgaataccgagagttttagccacgaactctaaaaatcaacttgattcttcataattgatgttaaaaagctgtaatgatgattgaaactctttctaatcaacctaatacaccttcgctgaacttatcacaagaatctgaacgtcagattatcagattcgattataccgaatctgattcaatataccgagagtgctcagattctgtaatcttcaatctctggatcgatctagtgatgtaatatcactccctggaagctctgatactaaatgataggtcagatcatgttgagattagaagaaaagacaagttagaatgagattcggtaagtgtaaaggagactcggtatgagagagaatcaataagatttagattccacagcttctagaactcagttacaatgcaatggctatctaattaggactacttaggttccttatatagctctcttctaaggaaccatcatttaagcttatttcacattaacactatacaacttcggggtcctaacacttcACCTAGAATGAAACACTCCAATGTTTCTCTTCCTCTCAATGTTTTATGGATAGACAAATTGCTTCCGAACGAACCTCCAGCCAAAAAGTAGGTTGAAAAAAAAGTATGAGACACCACAAAAATGGTAAAATCGAATTTCTATGAGTTTTAAACATGTTTGAAGTTCAATTTAGACTCTGAGTGGCAGTCAATTTCCCAATAAATCGATACTTGCGGTTGACACGATTAATAATCGTTCAAATAATAATACTCGTAGTAAATTGGATTATATGTGAACAGAAATTatcataataaaaaataaatataaatatatataattaataattaaattttattaatagtaCAAAGAAAAATAAAATTTATGTAATTATGTAATTCATTCCCTTTTATGTTAATTTTTGTTTTCTAGCCATATACGTTTCACACCTGTAAAACTGTAcaagtatatatgtataataatccaTAACGACCTGGATCGTATCGCTGCTGAATCCTATTTCCGATTTATCAAACATCCGATTATGGCGAAAATTAGGGTTTTTTTCGTCCtaactcttcttcttcttcttcttcttcttcttcttctatcaTCTTCTTTCTTCTTTCAAGGTACTTAAATCTCATCTCAGATCTTAGATTTATTTTAACATTTCGCATGATTCAGATCAAGCTCCAAGTTTTTACTAATTTTTTGTGTCTGCATTGATAAACATGTATCATTCTTACAGTTTCAATCAATTTATTGTGTATTTGTAGATGTGTTAAGTTGTTATGTAATTGATTATTTTCAGCTCATGTAATTCCTCTTGAATGCAGTTGACTTTCGATCATCATTTTAGGTTTACCTTTCTGTGCATCAGTGCACGCATGTAGTGATTTCTATATAATTCTGTTTATTACATGTGTTGCATTCATCTTTTGATGAGCGATTTACACTTAACTTTCTCTACTTGAAAGAAAATAAATTAAATTGGATTAAATTCATGCTACTTgtgtcaagttttttttttttttttttggtaagcgaggaaactctcttatgaacgagcacattggctcttcTAAAACCTTGGGTAATCaaaccccgagcgcgagacctggtatcgggtgaattgcgcattatgcgccccctctagtcacactccctttttgaacaatttggcataaccaggaattgaacccgggtggtgagCTTCATTCGGCAACTCGGTAGCCACTCAGGCAAGCCGGCGTGGTTTTGTATAAAGGTTTTTTAAAGTATATATTTTAGCCTTGTTCTTTAAATAAGTGATTTTGGATTGCTTTGTTATCATACTGCATGATAATACTTTTTGGATTGCTGTGGGAATTAATTGTTTTTTTTTCTCTGTAGTTGCTAGGTCTCAGTCTGATTTGGACACGGATGCCGATGCCGAACTTGTGGCTGAAACTGTTGAGGAAGGAGCAGATGTTGGAATAGTTGGGGATGATACTCAGGACTTCGGTTTTGGGAACTATAATCCGGCTCCTGGTGTGGAAACAGTCTGTGTTTTCCCTAAAAACCCTGCGAAATGTAGGTGAACTTAAGTTGTTTCCTCGTTTGCAAATTCAAATATTTTTTGGTTCTTTTAAGCATAACAATTTTTGTTATCAAATTTACCATCTAAGGGATTTGTTTAATTCTATTTCTGCAGTGGTTGTTGCTGGGCAAGAAACTGAAGTATTAATTGGAATGAAAAATGAAGGTACCATTTTTTTCTTGATAGTGTTGGTTGTAAAATTAACATTCAGGAAATTGGTTTTTACTTATTATTTGTTGATGAACAGGGGAGCAGAACGTGAAGGTTCTTGCTGTTCATGCTAGTGTTCATCTTCCATATGATCATCGGATGTTGGTCCAAAATCTGTCTACAGTGGTAATATAGCTTACTATGCCAGTTTTTTTTTTTGAACGTGGAGATTTAACCTATAGCTGCAAATGATTAAAATTACTCAACATGAATAGATTTATCTGTTGGTAACTATGTAAATGCTACAAACGTTTTGGTATGATTTGTGTTTCTTTATGTCGCCAGGCTTTTAATGATGCATCTGTTCCTGCTTCAGTTCAAGCTACTTTTCCCTATGTCTTTGCTGTTAGCAAATTCTTACAGGTAGAATTTTAATGCTTTACTTTAATATACAGGGTCTTCCACATTCGTACAAAAGTGATGATTAGCCATCATAAATCAATCATCACATTAGTCCCATTATATTGCTTCGTAAATTATGAAAACACAGATCTTTTATATTAATGTAAACCTACAAGTTATCCCACTGATGTGTACAATTCACACACATGTACAAACTGTGTCCAATGAGACTCGAACACCCAACTTGTTGGTTGAAGGGCTTCTCACATACTGCTATGCCAATGGCCCTTTGTTCTTTTGTTGGAACAATAGTTTATGAGATAAACATTTGTATTTTGCTTGCAGCCTGGAACATTTGATCTTGTTGGGACAATAGTGTATGAGATTGACCAAGTACCATACCAGAATACCTTTTATAATGGCACAATTGAAGTTAGTGAAGCTGGTGGCTTTATTAGTGTTGAGACAGTCTTCCTTGTTTCCCTTGGGCTTGCTCTTCTTGTGCTTCTTGGTTTGTGGGTCCGCACTCAGCTGCAATTGCTTTCCAAGGTAAAACTAACGAACCTGTGTTCTAATTCTTACTTAGAATTGAATAAATGTAGGTATATATAGAATAGTTATGCGTATAACTACCGAGAGTTCGAATACCACTTCCCTTCCTATTTCTTCTCATTGATTtttaattaatatacatatacatatgctacAATCTTTTTTACATGACACTTTGCTAGCAAATGTTAAATCTACATTTTAACAATGTTGTAAATGTCGGCCAAATAGTCCACAGACTTATCAGATTTTGGGATAGTCCGACTAAGTCTATGTACGGGTGTTCGCCGGTTTAGTTTTCGGTTTATCGGTCCTGTTTCCTCGGTTTTCTAACTTTTAAAACAAAACCGAAACCGAATCCAAATATCAAAatcgaaaccgaaaccgaatttgaattcggttcggtTTCGGTTAAAACTGAACCTCAAGCCGAATTCAACTTTCGAAATCAATTTGTTACTTTTTCCCCGCGAGATGAACAAACATTACAGTACTAACTTAGTAAAGTATCATACTGaactaatatacatgattgaatgtaTATACAAATTAACAAAATATAATAAGCTTATGGAATATCATAATACAACACATATTATATCAAGATAATAAACAAAATCAATAACCAAGAGATTAAAACTATCTCTATCTTAGTCATagtcaaggttggagaattcggatctcggggagatctcgtttggactttttagggagatctcggcatctcggaataatctcggggagatctcggacgttgacttacgttgacttataGTCTTTTTAATAAaagtatacataaaaacataaatatatgtatatttatatacgtttttacgagattttataaaaatatccgagaaatgagcgagaaaatcttataaattaagaattttacaagaaaatcttacaaattggcAAGAAAATctaagaaatcgtggctttgactaagtttgaccccgttgaccgagaaatctcgggagatgaacatctcgtctcggttgtcttctaaaaacgagatctcggaggagatctcgaggagatctcgggagatttacaacactggtcaTAGTATAtagttattcaataaaaaaatGTTGCAAGGAAGTACATAAATTTTCTTTATgcaacatacatacacacatatattgACTTAAACAAAAAAGTCGACTTGCAATGGTTACAGTTTCAAAACGAGTGAAAGAAACTAGGAAAAATATGAAGTTATAGATTCCATAGGATTCGAAATCTGAATTAAACAAAATTTGACTTGAAAAGTTAtcaaatatttaaatattattaaatatttaatatatttatttatcattataTAAATTGAATTCGGTTGTATATTCAGTTTTTCGGTTAAccaaattcagaattttcaaaactgaAAACCGAATCTGAATTAGGTTTTCGGTTCTGCTCGATccgaaaatcatttttaaatttgGTTTGGTTTTCTCCGGTTTGATTTCGATTCGGTATTCGGTttaaacggtttcaaaccaaatattgATGTCCAACATGACAAGGTTCAAGTCAGTCAAACTCTGCTGGTCAATGTTGGTTAACGGGTCAAAATAGGTCAAAAGTTGCATTTAGTCGGTCAAAGTTGGATTTATTGACTGAAAGATGAATTTATTCGATCAAAATCTGTCAAAAgaggtcaaaattggtcaaagtcaaaattgttCAATGGCCGAATTGGCCCCGTCTAGGCCGACTAGTCCTTACAAGGTCCCGTCTGACTAACCCCGACTAATgacttgtaattaaatttttaaAGGGAATTTGTTGGTCGATTTTCATCAACATTGTTACTTGGTAAAATTACTAAACTGTCATGGTGTTGGTTCAGAAAACCAAGAAGGTTACAAAGGTGGAAGTTGGAACCCGAACTGTTGATGCATCCATGGACGAGTGGCTGAAGGTTTGAATTTCCCTTTTCCTTTCTCAATGATTCAAACTTTTTTTCCATATACATCTGTTAAAATTATAGTTATTTCTCTGAATAAGATGAAATGCTATAAACGATTGTGTTAGACATGAATGACATTATAGAGTAAATTTAATGGAAGTCCAATTTTTGCTAATCAAGAATTTGTTATGTCAACAGGGAACTGCTTATACTCAATCACAGTCAAACAAATTGAAAAAGAAGAAGTAGAGATGAGATTTTTGTAACCGATGTTGAGGGTAAATGAAAACTCTGTTGTAGGATGAGCCAGAAATCTCGTTTTCCTTAAGTTATAGCTAGCCATACTGACATTTGTTTTATTGTTAGTGTTTTATgttattgcaattttaattttgCCATTTTTTCTAATGAATACTAGCTGTGGTTTTGCAGTTTACGGTTTATATTTGTTATATGAATATTGAGGAGGGTTAAAAACGTGTCTAATCTGTACTACATCTCAAGGGGATTACTCGTTATCATTTTGTATCTCTTGCCAAATCTTCAGGCATTGTTTAAGTTCTACACAAGGCACAGCCAATATTTTTCTTCTAGCGAAAAACCTTTTTGTTGAAGGGAAAATAGAAAAAAAGCTATTTTTGTTTCCAAAAATGTTGCATAAAAAGGGGAAGACTTGTTTTTGAAAATTGTACTTCTGATTTCTTTTTT
This window of the Rutidosis leptorrhynchoides isolate AG116_Rl617_1_P2 chromosome 7, CSIRO_AGI_Rlap_v1, whole genome shotgun sequence genome carries:
- the LOC139857809 gene encoding translocon-associated protein subunit alpha-like; the encoded protein is MAKIRVFFVLTLLLLLLLLLLLSSSFFFQVARSQSDLDTDADAELVAETVEEGADVGIVGDDTQDFGFGNYNPAPGVETVCVFPKNPAKLVVAGQETEVLIGMKNEGEQNVKVLAVHASVHLPYDHRMLVQNLSTVAFNDASVPASVQATFPYVFAVSKFLQPGTFDLVGTIVYEIDQVPYQNTFYNGTIEVSEAGGFISVETVFLVSLGLALLVLLGLWVRTQLQLLSKKTKKVTKVEVGTRTVDASMDEWLKGTAYTQSQSNKLKKKK